Proteins encoded by one window of Salmonirosea aquatica:
- the mce gene encoding methylmalonyl-CoA epimerase: MLTNVEHIGIAVKNLAASDALFTQLFKVPPYKHEEVPAEGVTTSFFQINQTKIELLEATRDDSPITRFLEKKGEGIHHIAFEVDDIVAEMERLKSEGFILLNETPKPGADNKLVCFLHPKGTHGVLVELCQTMENGH, encoded by the coding sequence TTGCTAACCAACGTCGAACATATCGGAATTGCCGTCAAAAACCTTGCTGCGTCGGATGCGCTTTTTACCCAGCTTTTTAAGGTACCCCCCTACAAACACGAGGAGGTACCTGCTGAGGGCGTGACTACCTCCTTTTTCCAGATCAACCAAACCAAAATCGAACTGCTGGAAGCTACCCGGGACGACAGCCCGATTACTCGCTTCCTGGAAAAGAAGGGCGAGGGAATTCACCACATTGCGTTTGAGGTGGACGATATTGTGGCCGAAATGGAACGGTTAAAAAGCGAAGGTTTTATTCTTCTGAATGAAACTCCCAAACCCGGTGCTGATAACAAACTGGTGTGCTTCCTGCATCCGAAAGGTACCCATGGTGTGCTGGTGGAATTATGTCAAACCATGGAGAATGGACACTAG